The following are encoded in a window of Periplaneta americana isolate PAMFEO1 chromosome 13, P.americana_PAMFEO1_priV1, whole genome shotgun sequence genomic DNA:
- the LOC138711896 gene encoding facilitated trehalose transporter Tret1-like, with amino-acid sequence MAEKVQDVMSPLVTANGTVQFGSTTQGPRVRHPPLTPFIRQWLAAVGPLAAVTSSGMTAGYSAVLLPQLQERNSTLTVTEDEASWIASTAVLSMALGCVLSGPLMDRYGRRLAHQLSCLPFALGWLLLAGSTSLPMLYAGRFLTGLCVGLISPLSTIYIAETAGPKARGPLLAVVSFCVALGILFAHLLGSFLTWQYTAALSTMLPVICFVAMATVPETPCWLLARGRRRQAEDAFVWFRGRDTEAEAELQLLLHKNKQEQETSAERISLLNPTFLRPFLVMNLYFVVQQCSGVNAVTFYTVHILRQVGLDMGEHLATVVIDVVRVLTSTAACALLKRFDRRTLTSVSGLGSAVSLLALAAFLFATCDQAVPASWGWLPVAFLVSYVSFVSVGLVPLPWVMVGEVFPASSRGLGSGITSGFCFVVFFAVVKTGPAMFSGVGAAGTFTAYGLVALVGTWLLHLWLPETRNKTLQDIENEFRNRGEV; translated from the exons TGGTTGGCTGCAGTAGGTCCCTTGGCTGCAGTGACTAGTTCCGGCATGACGGCAGGATATTCGGCCGTGCTGCTGCCACAGCTGCAGGAAAGGAACAGTACACTTACCGTGACCGAGGATGAGGCATCGTGGATAG CTAGCACAGCCGTGCTTTCGATGGCGCTGGGCTGCGTGCTCAGTGGCCCGCTCATGGACCGCTACGGCCGCCGCCTCGCTCACCAGCTGTCCTGCTTGCCCTTCGCGCTGGGCTGGCTGCTGCTCGCCGGCTCCACCTCCTTGCCCATGCTGTATGCGGGACGCTTCCTCACGGGGTTGTGCGTGGGCCTCATCAGTCCTCTCTCCACCATATACATCGCAGAGACTGCTGGGCCGAAAGCCCGCGGGCCACTGCTAGCCGTCGTCTCTTTCTGTGTAGCGCTGGGCATCCTGTTCGCGCATCTCTTGGGCTCTTTCCTGACGTGGCAATACACTGCGGCACTGTCGACGATGCTGCCCGTCATCTGCTTCGTCGCGATGGCGACGGTGCCGGAGACGCCGTGCTGGCTGCTGGCTAGGGGGCGCCGGCGGCAAGCGGAGGACGCTTTCGTTTGGTTCCGAGGCCGCGACACTGAAGCGGAGGCGGAGCTGCAGCTGTTGTTGCACAAGAACAAGCAGGAACAAGAGACGAGCGCCGAGCGCATCAGTCTGTTGAACCCCACGTTTCTGCGACCTTTCTTGGTCATGAACCTGTATTTCGTGGTGCAACAGTGCAGCGGTGTGAACGCAGTCACGTTTTATACAGTACACATACTGCGGCAGGTCGGACTCGACATGGGCGAGCACCTGGCTACCGTCGTCATCGACGTGGTGCGCGTCTTAACATCCACCGCCGCTTGCGCCTTGCTCAAGAGATTCGATCGGCGGACCCTAACGTCCGTGTCCGGCCTGGGCTCAGCAGTGTCGCTGCTGGCTCTTGCGGCCTTCCTCTTCGCCACATGCGACCAGGCCGTTCCTGCATCCTGGGGATGGTTGCCTGTGGCCTTTCTAGTCTCGTATGTGAGCTTCGTGAGTGTAGGGCTCGTCCCCCTGCCTTGGGTCATGGTGGGCGAAGTGTTTCCGGCCTCCTCCCGAGGTCTGGGCAGCGGTATTACCTCCGGCTTCTGCTTCGTGGTCTTCTTTGCTGTCGTGAAGACGGGCCCCGCTATGTTTTCCGGTGTAGGCGCTGCAGGAACCTTTACTGCTTATGGACTAGTGGCCCTGGTAGGAACGTGGCTCCTGCATCTTTGGCTTCCTGAAACCAGGAACAAAACGTTGCAGGATATAGAGAATGAGTTCAGAAATAGAGGGGAAGTTTAG